The stretch of DNA ACCGTATACTTCACTAGTAAAATAGTTATGAAATAGTGTGAAGTTGGTCGCTACGATGGTTTTCATGAGCCCTGCCCCACGTCCGGATGAGGACTTCACCGATCGCGTACGACGCGAATGGGCGGAGACCCATCCCGAAGTGGACACGTCACCGATCGAAGTGATGGGCCGCATCACCCGGATCGGATCCCAGGCCCTGCAGCAACTCGACCGCGCGCTGGACGCAAGCGGGGTCTCGCGCGCCGAGTTCGACGTCCTGTGCGTGCTCGCCCGCAGCGATCGGCCGCTGCGAGCCAGCGAGGTCACCGCCGTGACCATGCTCAGCGGCGCCTCCACCACCAAGCACGTCGATCGCCTGGGCAGGCTGGGACTGGTGGAACGACTGCCCTTCGAACGAGATGGCCGCGTCGTGCTGCTCCATCTGACCGAGGCCGGACGGACACTCGTCGACACCGAGTTCCCGCAGCGCGTCGAACGCGATCGTCAATTTCTCGAGGGACTGAACGAGGACGAATGCGCGGTGCTGGCCGGATTGCTCCGGCGGATCGCCGCAAACGTCGAATCCGGACGTCGCCCGTAGTCCGCCTCAGGGAATGATCTTCCGCGCCCGAAGGTCGCGGAAGATGTCGAGGAACATCCGCTCGGTCTCGACGTGGCGGTGGAAACCGAACCTCCGCGCCTTCGATCCGTCCGCGATGACGTCGTAGTCCCAGCCGAAGACGAAGTCGCCGAATGCCCACGACGAGACGTCCGAGTACGGCGTCGGTGCCAGTCCGTGTTTGGCTACCAGGTCGTTCCACACCGGTTCCTTGTCCGCCATGACGACGTCCATCGACATCGGCAGCGGCGGTGCGACGTCCAGTTCGAAGAACTCGGCGATCTTCGGCAGCATCTCGTCCCACCGGAACAGATCCCCGTTGTTGATGTTGAACGCCCGGTTGGCGCACTCGGGAGTGGTGGCGGCCCAGACCGTCGCCTCGGCCAGCAGTCCCGCGTCGGTCATCTCGAGCAGACTCGTGTAGGCACCGGGCTTGCCCGGAAAGCGAAGCGGCACTCCGAGTTCCTTCGACATCGTGGCGTAGACGGCGATCACGAGCGCGAGGTTCATCGGGTTCCCGAGCGCGAATCCGCACACGACCGAGGGTCGGATCGCGGACCAGGTCCAGCGCTTGCCGCGCTGACGGTCCTCGAGGAACTGCTGCTGGTCCACGTTGAACTCGGGCGGCATGTGGGGCGGATCGGTCTCGCGCGCCGGCGTCTTGAACGGTCCGAGGTGGGCGCCGTAGACCTTGTATCCCTGCATCAGGCTGATGTGCTCGAGTCCGGCCGCCACCGGTTCGAGCGCATTCACGGTATTGACGAGCATCGCGACGTTGGGAGCGACGAGCTCCGCCCACGACGGTCGGTCCTGGTAGGCGGCGTAGAAGATGTGCGTCACTTCGCGCAGTTCGCCCAGCTTCCCCGCGGCGTCGCGCTCGTCGAGCAGGTCGACTGCGATGTGCCGCACCCGGTCGGTGTCGGTCCCGCCCCGACGGGACAGTCCGATGACATCCCACTCCCCGGTGGCCTCGAGATGGTCGATCAGATTGCCGCCGATCACACCACGCGCACCGACGACCACTGCCACTCTTCGCTTCGCCATCACTCACTCCTATCGGTATATCGCGAAATTACGATACCTTGAGTGAAGCACACATATCGGAAAATCGCGATATGGCGGTATGCTGGATTCCGTGAGTGAACATCCGGACCCGAACAACCTCGCCCTGGTCTTCAAGGCACTGTCGAACCCCACCCGCGTGCGCATCCTGCAATGGCTGAAGGACCCCGGCAGCTTCCCCCCACAACTCGAACCCGCAGAAGAAGTGGGCGTATGCCTGAAGCACATTCAGGCACGGGCCGAGGTCTCCCAGTCGACCGCGTCGCAATACATGGCAGCCCTGCAGAGCGCCGGCCTCGTCACCAGTCATCGGATCGGCCAGTGGACCCACTACCGCCGCAACGAGGAGCAGATCGATCGGCTCGCCGACCACATCCGCACCGAACTCTGAATCAGGGCATCTCCACGGTTTCCGCTCGCGCGATCTCGTCGAGCGCCCGGCGGACGTAGCCGTCGGCGGGCACCTCCGCCGCATTCAGGAGATCGGCGATTACCAGGATCGCGGCATCCACGGCACACTCGGGCCTGCGCGGGTTCTCCTCGACGTCCGCCACACCGAGCGCGCCGGTCAGCACGGTGACCAGCGAGTCGACGTCCACGGCCGGGAACCACACCGCCGACGCCCGCACGCATCGAGTGAGCACGTCCTGCACGTCCTCCCCGGTCAGTCCGTCCGGGTGCAGCGTCTCGAGGAGTTCCCGGATCATCCCCGCCAGCACCGCGCCGACCTGCCCCGCGGGCAGGGCGGCCAGGTCCTCGGTCGCCTCGGTCAGCGCCGCCGCATCCGACGCCCGCGCCGCGACGATGGCGACGTCCAGCGCTTCGGCGATGTCACGCGCAACTGCAGGCCAGTGAGTGGGCCACATCCGGTAGATCCTCTTCTCGTATCCGTCGAACCGAGGCTACTGAATCACGGCCCACCGACAGTCATCGCAGCCGCTCGATCAGCCGCAGCGCGTCGAACGGCG from Rhodococcus opacus B4 encodes:
- a CDS encoding MarR family winged helix-turn-helix transcriptional regulator → MVFMSPAPRPDEDFTDRVRREWAETHPEVDTSPIEVMGRITRIGSQALQQLDRALDASGVSRAEFDVLCVLARSDRPLRASEVTAVTMLSGASTTKHVDRLGRLGLVERLPFERDGRVVLLHLTEAGRTLVDTEFPQRVERDRQFLEGLNEDECAVLAGLLRRIAANVESGRRP
- a CDS encoding SDR family oxidoreductase, which encodes MAKRRVAVVVGARGVIGGNLIDHLEATGEWDVIGLSRRGGTDTDRVRHIAVDLLDERDAAGKLGELREVTHIFYAAYQDRPSWAELVAPNVAMLVNTVNALEPVAAGLEHISLMQGYKVYGAHLGPFKTPARETDPPHMPPEFNVDQQQFLEDRQRGKRWTWSAIRPSVVCGFALGNPMNLALVIAVYATMSKELGVPLRFPGKPGAYTSLLEMTDAGLLAEATVWAATTPECANRAFNINNGDLFRWDEMLPKIAEFFELDVAPPLPMSMDVVMADKEPVWNDLVAKHGLAPTPYSDVSSWAFGDFVFGWDYDVIADGSKARRFGFHRHVETERMFLDIFRDLRARKIIP
- a CDS encoding ArsR/SmtB family transcription factor gives rise to the protein MSEHPDPNNLALVFKALSNPTRVRILQWLKDPGSFPPQLEPAEEVGVCLKHIQARAEVSQSTASQYMAALQSAGLVTSHRIGQWTHYRRNEEQIDRLADHIRTEL